In Mycolicibacter virginiensis, the DNA window GGCGTGGTCGGCGGTGAAGAGGACGGCGTGGAAGCCGAGATCAACGAGAAGCTCTACACCTCGCCCGAAGACTTCGAGAAGACCGTCGCCGCCCTGGGCGCCGGCGAGAAGGGCCAGTACCTGCTGGCCGCGACCTTCGGCAACGTGCACGGCGTGTACAAGCCGGGCAACGTCAAGCTGCGCCCGGACATCCTGGCCGAGGGCCAGAAGGTGGCGTCGGCCAAGCTGGGCCTGGCTGACGGCTCCAAGCCGTTCGACTTCGTCTTCCACGGCGGCTCGGGCTCGCTGAAGTCCGAGATCGAGGAGGCGCTGCGCTACGGCGTGGTGAAGATGAACGTCGACACCGACACCCAGTACGCGTTCACCCGCCCGATCGCCGCGCACATGTTCACCAACTACGACGGTGTGCTCAAGGTTGACGGCGAGGTCGGCAACAAGAAGGTCTACGACCCGCGCAGCTACCTCAAGAAGGCCGAGGCCGCCATGACCGAGCGGGTCATCGAGGCCTGCAACGACCTGCACAGCGCCGGCAAGACCCTGAGCAGCTGACCGGTCTCAGCGCCGAGTATTCGCCAAAGCCCCCGATTCCCACGCGGATTGGGGGCTTTGGTGTCTAGCTGCCGTGTGACTGGCAGATCTTCCACTGGTCGTCGCGGAACTGCAGGTCGAAGCTGCGCGTCGAGCGGACTCGCGGCTCGTAGGCCATAAAGGCGGTGACGTTGGCTTCGGCCTGACCGTCGTTGACCACGACCTCGTCGATGCTGGCGACAACCGGGTATTGCTTGGCCGCCGCAATGCGCTGGTAGGTGTCGTCCCAGGCCTTTTGGTCGTAGTTGACGTAGCGGTCGCGAATGTCGCCGCAGGTAAGGCTGCGCAGTGCCGCCAGATCACCGTTCTGCATGGCGATGTCGAAGTTTTGGATGGTGGCCCGCACATGCTCTTCCTGCGAGGCGGCCTGCCGAGTGTCGCGGGTCAGCCACAGTGTGCCCAGTACCGCGATGGCTGCGAGCGCCAAGATGATCAGGATCACCGCCATCACCCAGCCCCAGCTGCGGGACACGGTAGACGGCAGTTTGCCGCCGACTCGAGCCGGAATCTGTTGCGGTATCGCCTTTCCCGTCTCATCGCTCTGCTGAGCGATCAGTTCGGTGTCCGCATCGCCCACCGACGGGATGACCTCGGTGTGCCCGGCGTCGAACCCGGGAGCGGTGAAGCGGCGTTCCGGTGATCCGTCGGGTCCGGGTTCCTTGGGGGCGGCCTCGGTGGTGATCACCTCGGTGACGGCGTCGGCTTCGGCCGGTGTCTCCGCCAGGATGGCCGTCGCGGTCTCGTCGTCCGCCGAGGCGACAGGCTGGATCTGGGTGACCTGATCGTCGCCGTCGGGCTGCTCGACCGGGGTGGCATCGCCGGGCCCGGGACCCTCATCGGATGCGGGTGGGGCGGGGACGTCGTCGCGGTCGGGGCCGGATGGGTTCGGCATGGGCTGCTGCTGTCCTCCCGCTAGCGAATCTGCTGGGCGCCAGCTTACTGAGCCAGGCTGCGGATTGCCGGAGTGGCTGGCCATGTGCGGCACGGCAGAATGAACGATGTGACTCTCACCGGTGATCTTCTGCGCCCCGATCCGATCTTGCTGCCCGGCGATCCCGACGCCGAGGCCGGCCTGCGGGCCGGTCAGGACCCCGCTGTAGTCGCGGCCGCGCATCCGGCGGCCTCGGTCGCGTGGGCGGTGTTGGCCGAAGCGGCATTGGCCGAGGACAAGGCGGTCACCGCCTACGCCTACGCGCGCACCGGTTACCACCGCGGCCTGGACCAGCTGCGCCGCAACGGGTGGAAGGGTTACGGCCCGGTGCCGTACGCGCATGAACCCAACCGTGGCTTCTTGCGGTGTGTGGCCGCGCTGGCGCGTGCTGCCACCGCCATCGGGGAGACCGACGAGCAGGCGCGCTGTCTGGCTCTGCTCGACGACTGCGACCCCGACGCCCGCTCGGCGCTCGGGCTGAGCTGACCCACTAGGGCATCAGCATCCGAGTGGGCAACGACCACCCTGCCCGGCAGGTTCCACCTGCACGGTGGCGTGGGTCAGCCCGCGAGCGGCCAGCACGGCCCGAGCGTCGGCCAATACGCGGCCGGCGTCGGCGCTGGTGCCCAGGTGGGCGGTGGCCATGTCTTGGCCCGGCACCAACGTCCAGACGTGCAGGTCGTGCACGTCGGTGACGCCGTCGACGGCAGCGAGCGCCGCGCGGAGCTCGGCGACGTCGATGTGGCTGGGGGAGGCCTCCGACAGGATCCGCAGGGCCGCGCCGGCCAGCGCGAATGCCCGCGGAAGCACCCACAGCGCGACGAAGACCGCGACCACCACGTCGGCGTAGGGCCATCCGGTGGTGATGGTGACCACGCCGGCGATCAGCACTCCTACGCTGCCGACGGTGTCGGCGACCACCTCCATGTAGGCGCCGCGGACCGCGAGGCTCTCGGTCGAGTGCGATCGCAACAGTAGGGCGACGCCGATGTTGACGGTCAGTCCGGCCAGAGCGACCACGATCATCGGCACCCCGGGCACGTCCGGCGCGGTGCCGATGCGGCGGACCGCCTCGGTGAGGATGAACGTCGCCACCCCGATCAGCAGTACCGCGTTGGCGACCGCGGTGAACACCTCGGCGCGGTGCCAGCCGTAGGTGCGCGACGGTGATGTGCTGCCGCGCCGCGCCAACATCACCGCCGCCACTCCCATGAACAGGGCGGCCAGGTCGGTCAGCAGATGGCCTGCGTCGGCCAGCAGCGCCATCGAGTTGATGGTGATCGCCGTGGTCAGTTCGATGACGAAGAACGCGCTCAGGATGGCGGCGCCGACGACCATTCGAGACAGCCGGGAGTCGGTATGACGGTGATCGTGACCGGCGCCCATGGGAGGTGAATATAGGCGGACCGGCCCGCTGTCGGGCGTGAAGTCGGGT includes these proteins:
- the fbaA gene encoding class II fructose-bisphosphate aldolase, which gives rise to MPIATPEIYAEMLGRAKENAYAFPAINCTSSETINAAIKGFADAGSDGIIQFSTGGAEFGSGLGVKDMVTGAVALAEFTHVIAAKYPINVALHTDHCPKDKLDGFVRPLLAISAERVKAGENPLFQSHMWDGSAVPIDENLEIAAELLGAAVRSKIILEVEIGVVGGEEDGVEAEINEKLYTSPEDFEKTVAALGAGEKGQYLLAATFGNVHGVYKPGNVKLRPDILAEGQKVASAKLGLADGSKPFDFVFHGGSGSLKSEIEEALRYGVVKMNVDTDTQYAFTRPIAAHMFTNYDGVLKVDGEVGNKKVYDPRSYLKKAEAAMTERVIEACNDLHSAGKTLSS
- a CDS encoding Rv0361 family membrane protein, yielding MPNPSGPDRDDVPAPPASDEGPGPGDATPVEQPDGDDQVTQIQPVASADDETATAILAETPAEADAVTEVITTEAAPKEPGPDGSPERRFTAPGFDAGHTEVIPSVGDADTELIAQQSDETGKAIPQQIPARVGGKLPSTVSRSWGWVMAVILIILALAAIAVLGTLWLTRDTRQAASQEEHVRATIQNFDIAMQNGDLAALRSLTCGDIRDRYVNYDQKAWDDTYQRIAAAKQYPVVASIDEVVVNDGQAEANVTAFMAYEPRVRSTRSFDLQFRDDQWKICQSHGS
- a CDS encoding DUF3151 domain-containing protein encodes the protein MTLTGDLLRPDPILLPGDPDAEAGLRAGQDPAVVAAAHPAASVAWAVLAEAALAEDKAVTAYAYARTGYHRGLDQLRRNGWKGYGPVPYAHEPNRGFLRCVAALARAATAIGETDEQARCLALLDDCDPDARSALGLS
- a CDS encoding cation diffusion facilitator family transporter, whose translation is MGAGHDHRHTDSRLSRMVVGAAILSAFFVIELTTAITINSMALLADAGHLLTDLAALFMGVAAVMLARRGSTSPSRTYGWHRAEVFTAVANAVLLIGVATFILTEAVRRIGTAPDVPGVPMIVVALAGLTVNIGVALLLRSHSTESLAVRGAYMEVVADTVGSVGVLIAGVVTITTGWPYADVVVAVFVALWVLPRAFALAGAALRILSEASPSHIDVAELRAALAAVDGVTDVHDLHVWTLVPGQDMATAHLGTSADAGRVLADARAVLAARGLTHATVQVEPAGQGGRCPLGC